A single genomic interval of Halobacillus halophilus DSM 2266 harbors:
- the spoIIE gene encoding stage II sporulation protein E: protein MSGTVMKREDRQATLKQSSLGRGLQKASLGMFSFMADKGVFHMVLSLLLGRAIILSSMAPFSVAFLAVIWWLKRPLVVPVTIMMAAGASTYSFTHAGFVVGASTTFLLLSLALRRTSHPQTWLPAIALVASLLPRTASLALLDRWQLYELTLMLAEGVLTFILVLIFMQSLPLLSPQKYHPTLKNEEIVCLIILLASVLTGMIGWQIQGVAVVDVFARYLVILLAYIAGAAIGSTVGVVTGLVLSLSNMDHIYQMSLLAFSGLLGGLLKEGKKLGVSAGLAVGTLLIGFYVSSGGGLSDSIWASGWAIVLFMLTPNSWVKRLSRYIPGTEEHNSEQQKYLQKVRDVTAVRVGKFSDVFKALSKSFNDLDHSKEAVEGTEEIDYFLSHVTEKTCQSCFKKEKCWVNQFDETHDLMTGLMMELDERGEPTRMTRKNVDAHCVKSQKLIDTMNHELSFYHANKQLKKQVLESRRFVAEQLQGVSDVMSTFAKEIVKEREHHEQKEQIIYNALERMGMDIQKLEIYTLDAGNIDLELVVEINNYRGEGAKIIAPVLSDILGETIVVTMEEISPYPNGRCYLTFGSAKHYAIETGAAHAAKGGGFISGDSFTMMELGRGKYALAISDGMGNGERAHEESMETLRLLKQILQSGMQESVAIQSINSILSLRTNDEIFSTLDLAVIDLHKATSKFIKVGSTPSFIKRGDQILTVESGNLPMGIIPEVDVDMTNEQLKAGDLLIMLSDGILDGHNHVENVEIWFKRKIKEVYSSEPQVVADLLLEEVIRTHRGSINDDMTILVARIDRYMPEWSSIPTEKKQA from the coding sequence ATGTCAGGTACGGTGATGAAGCGTGAAGATCGTCAAGCAACACTTAAGCAGTCTAGTTTAGGTAGAGGGTTACAAAAAGCTTCACTAGGAATGTTTTCGTTTATGGCGGACAAAGGCGTTTTCCACATGGTGCTTTCCTTATTATTGGGACGAGCCATTATATTATCTTCTATGGCACCATTCTCGGTTGCGTTTTTAGCCGTGATCTGGTGGTTAAAAAGACCTTTAGTCGTGCCGGTTACGATTATGATGGCGGCAGGGGCATCTACCTACAGTTTCACCCATGCAGGGTTCGTAGTAGGAGCGTCGACGACTTTTTTGCTATTAAGTCTGGCGCTGCGCAGAACAAGTCACCCCCAAACATGGCTGCCGGCTATTGCTTTAGTAGCAAGTTTGCTTCCCCGTACGGCAAGCCTCGCATTACTCGATCGATGGCAGCTTTACGAACTTACTTTGATGTTAGCTGAAGGAGTTCTTACTTTTATACTTGTACTAATATTTATGCAGAGTCTTCCTTTATTATCACCGCAAAAATATCATCCAACATTAAAAAATGAGGAAATCGTCTGCTTAATTATATTATTAGCTTCCGTGTTAACTGGAATGATTGGATGGCAGATTCAAGGTGTAGCGGTCGTCGATGTCTTTGCGCGCTACCTGGTTATTCTCCTTGCTTATATTGCGGGGGCTGCTATTGGTTCAACGGTTGGTGTTGTTACAGGACTTGTACTTAGTTTATCTAATATGGATCATATCTATCAAATGAGCCTGCTGGCATTTTCAGGCTTATTAGGAGGTTTATTAAAAGAGGGCAAAAAACTGGGGGTGAGTGCAGGGCTAGCTGTAGGTACGTTATTAATTGGATTTTATGTATCCAGTGGAGGAGGGCTGTCGGATTCAATATGGGCCTCAGGTTGGGCTATTGTTTTATTTATGTTAACGCCAAACTCTTGGGTTAAACGGCTGTCTCGTTATATCCCAGGAACAGAAGAGCATAATTCTGAACAACAAAAATACTTACAAAAGGTGCGTGATGTTACCGCTGTAAGAGTAGGTAAATTCTCTGATGTATTTAAAGCCCTTTCGAAGAGTTTCAATGATCTAGACCATTCTAAGGAGGCTGTAGAGGGTACAGAAGAAATTGATTACTTTCTTAGTCATGTAACAGAAAAAACCTGTCAATCCTGTTTTAAAAAGGAAAAATGCTGGGTTAATCAGTTTGATGAGACTCATGATTTGATGACAGGTTTAATGATGGAGCTGGACGAAAGAGGGGAACCCACCAGGATGACCCGGAAAAACGTGGATGCGCACTGTGTAAAATCACAGAAGTTAATCGATACGATGAACCACGAATTGTCCTTCTATCATGCAAACAAACAATTGAAAAAACAGGTACTGGAAAGCCGCCGCTTTGTAGCGGAACAGCTTCAGGGCGTATCGGATGTAATGAGCACTTTTGCTAAAGAAATAGTCAAAGAACGAGAACATCACGAACAAAAAGAACAAATTATCTATAACGCGCTAGAAAGAATGGGGATGGATATTCAAAAACTTGAAATCTATACATTGGATGCCGGAAATATTGATTTAGAACTCGTAGTAGAAATAAATAATTACCGAGGGGAAGGAGCGAAAATTATTGCACCTGTGCTATCGGATATTTTAGGGGAAACGATTGTGGTTACGATGGAAGAGATTTCTCCTTATCCTAATGGCAGGTGCTATTTAACGTTTGGTTCAGCTAAGCATTATGCTATTGAAACAGGAGCAGCCCATGCAGCAAAAGGAGGAGGGTTTATATCGGGAGACAGCTTTACCATGATGGAACTGGGAAGGGGGAAATATGCGCTCGCAATCAGCGATGGAATGGGGAACGGGGAACGTGCTCATGAAGAAAGTATGGAAACGCTAAGACTGCTGAAGCAGATTCTGCAATCGGGAATGCAGGAATCCGTAGCTATCCAGTCGATAAATTCGATATTATCACTGCGTACAAATGATGAAATATTTTCGACCCTGGATTTAGCCGTCATTGATTTGCATAAGGCTACTTCCAAGTTTATAAAAGTGGGAAGCACACCTAGCTTTATTAAGAGAGGAGATCAAATTTTAACTGTCGAGTCCGGAAACTTGCCGATGGGCATTATACCAGAAGTGGATGTAGATATGACCAACGAGCAGTTGAAGGCAGGCGATTTATTGATCATGCTGAGTGATGGTATATTAGATGGTCATAATCACGTAGAGAACGTGGAGATATGGTTCAAGAGAAAAATAAAGGAGGTTTACAGCAGCGAGCCTCAAGTGGTAGCTGATCTTCTACTGGAAGAAGTGATCCGCACGCATCGAGGTTCCATTAATGACGATATGACGATTCTTGTAGCGAGAATAGACCGGTATATGCCGGAGTGGTCCTCTATCCCTACAGAGAAAAAACAGGCTTAA
- a CDS encoding aspartate aminotransferase family protein, with the protein MALNRQDFISHNTATSRELHKKAQEVIPGGVTANIKHIDPHPIVMEKGNGSKLYDVDQNEYIDYLLSYGALIAGHGHPAVFDAAIGQMREAGTTIFGTPHRLETVMAEKLVSLYPSIEMVRFTNSGLEATMLAIRATMAYAGKSKIAKFEGHYHGGYDQVLMSVNPDHGAAGDPSSPNAVPESLGIPDYYQQNTVVLPFNDLDATEKILRQRADEVSAIIMEPVQGGFIPADQTFIEGVRALTEELGILLIFDEVKTGFRLALGGAQESYGVTPDLTALGKVLGGGFPVGAIGGKKEIMDILSPAGSRDILTAGADQRAKHNTLFHSGTYNGHPTVLASGLATIELLEKDRTMEDLFDKTNRLRNELEELYQSYNIPMQTVGRGSIFNIILAEGSIKNYRDLKKADTSLRKELDYELLNLGIYTKPLNRYSLSTAHSEEDLKRTVEAHKQAIENVMK; encoded by the coding sequence TTGGCATTGAATAGGCAAGATTTCATATCACATAATACAGCAACATCCCGGGAGCTGCATAAAAAAGCACAAGAAGTGATCCCTGGAGGAGTCACAGCTAACATTAAACATATAGATCCTCATCCAATCGTTATGGAAAAGGGTAACGGAAGTAAGCTCTATGATGTAGATCAAAATGAATATATTGATTACTTACTAAGTTATGGAGCTTTAATTGCAGGTCATGGACACCCGGCTGTTTTTGATGCAGCTATAGGACAGATGAGAGAAGCTGGAACAACGATTTTCGGAACGCCTCACCGGCTCGAAACCGTCATGGCTGAGAAGCTCGTATCTTTATATCCCAGTATTGAAATGGTCCGCTTTACCAACTCAGGGCTTGAGGCTACCATGCTTGCGATTCGAGCGACTATGGCCTATGCCGGTAAGTCAAAAATCGCCAAGTTTGAAGGGCACTATCACGGCGGTTATGATCAGGTGCTCATGAGTGTGAATCCAGATCACGGAGCAGCAGGGGATCCATCTTCGCCAAATGCTGTACCCGAATCTTTAGGAATTCCTGATTACTATCAGCAAAATACAGTAGTCCTTCCTTTTAACGATTTAGACGCCACTGAGAAGATTTTAAGACAAAGAGCCGATGAAGTATCTGCAATTATCATGGAACCGGTACAGGGAGGTTTCATACCTGCTGATCAAACATTTATAGAAGGGGTAAGAGCTCTGACGGAAGAACTTGGGATCCTGTTAATTTTTGATGAAGTTAAAACGGGTTTCCGGTTAGCTCTTGGAGGAGCTCAAGAAAGTTATGGAGTGACCCCGGATCTTACAGCACTTGGAAAAGTGCTTGGTGGAGGATTTCCCGTAGGGGCAATAGGCGGAAAAAAAGAAATTATGGATATTCTTTCTCCAGCTGGTTCGAGAGATATTTTAACAGCAGGGGCAGATCAGCGAGCAAAACATAATACGTTATTCCATAGTGGCACCTATAATGGTCATCCTACCGTTTTGGCTTCCGGTCTGGCCACTATCGAACTATTGGAAAAGGACCGCACGATGGAAGATTTATTTGATAAAACCAACCGCCTCAGAAACGAGCTGGAAGAATTGTATCAATCTTATAACATCCCGATGCAAACGGTGGGGCGAGGGAGTATCTTTAATATTATTCTGGCAGAAGGTTCTATTAAGAATTACCGTGATTTAAAGAAAGCAGACACTTCCTTACGAAAAGAGCTGGATTATGAATTATTAAATCTGGGGATCTATACTAAACCTCTCAATCGCTATTCTCTCTCTACGGCCCATAGTGAAGAAGATCTTAAGCGCACGGTAGAAGCTCATAAACAAGCGATTGAAAACGTTATGAAGTGA